One genomic window of Ottowia oryzae includes the following:
- a CDS encoding Do family serine endopeptidase, with amino-acid sequence MRRLWLLFAQVVTVLLAAYFVVATLKPQWLGRGVAMPGTTGTVSIVEAPSVAPGTSAPGSLSGAVRKAAPAVVSINTSTTARAPRNNDPWFRFFFGDQAEQQQSGLGSGVIMSPEGYVLTNNHVVEGADAIEVVLQDARRTTAKVIGTDPESDLAVLKINLDKLPVMSLGNSDALQVGDQVLAIGNPFGVGQTVTSGIVSALGRNQLGINTFENFIQTDAAINPGNSGGALTDISGNLMGINTAIYSRSGGSMGIGFAIPVSTAKQVLESIVKDGQVVRGWIGVEPNELTPELAQTFGISRAQGVIVTGVLNTGPAASAGIRPGDVITQVQGQPVRTVSELLTRIAALTPGQAAPFEVQRRGEQVELQVVPAQRPRPQRMPQR; translated from the coding sequence ATGAGACGACTCTGGCTTCTTTTCGCGCAAGTGGTCACCGTGCTGCTGGCGGCGTATTTCGTGGTCGCCACGCTCAAGCCGCAATGGCTGGGCCGCGGTGTGGCGATGCCCGGCACCACGGGCACGGTGTCCATCGTTGAGGCGCCCAGCGTCGCCCCTGGCACCAGCGCACCCGGCAGCCTGAGCGGGGCCGTGCGCAAGGCCGCGCCCGCGGTGGTCAGTATCAACACCAGCACCACCGCCCGCGCGCCGCGCAACAACGACCCGTGGTTCCGCTTCTTCTTCGGTGACCAGGCCGAGCAGCAGCAATCGGGCCTGGGTTCGGGCGTGATCATGAGCCCCGAAGGCTACGTGCTGACCAACAACCACGTGGTGGAAGGCGCCGACGCCATCGAGGTAGTGCTGCAGGACGCCCGCCGCACCACCGCCAAGGTGATTGGCACCGACCCGGAAAGCGATCTGGCCGTGCTCAAGATCAACCTGGACAAGCTGCCGGTGATGTCGCTGGGCAATTCCGATGCCCTGCAGGTGGGCGACCAGGTGCTGGCCATCGGCAACCCGTTCGGCGTGGGCCAGACGGTGACCAGCGGCATCGTCAGCGCGCTGGGGCGCAACCAGCTGGGCATCAACACGTTCGAGAACTTCATCCAGACCGACGCGGCCATCAACCCGGGCAACTCAGGCGGCGCGCTGACCGACATCAGCGGCAACCTGATGGGCATCAACACGGCCATCTATTCGCGCTCGGGCGGCAGCATGGGCATCGGCTTTGCGATTCCGGTCAGCACGGCCAAACAGGTGCTGGAAAGCATCGTCAAGGACGGCCAGGTGGTGCGCGGCTGGATCGGCGTGGAGCCCAATGAGCTCACGCCCGAGCTGGCGCAGACCTTCGGCATCAGCCGCGCGCAGGGCGTCATCGTGACCGGCGTGCTGAACACCGGGCCGGCCGCCTCGGCGGGCATCCGCCCCGGCGACGTGATCACGCAGGTGCAGGGCCAGCCGGTGCGCACGGTGTCAGAGCTTTTGACGCGCATCGCCGCCCTCACCCCTGGCCAGGCCGCGCCGTTTGAAGTGCAGCGCCGCGGCGAGCAGGTGGAGCTGCAGGTGGTGCCGGCGCAGCGGCCCCGCCCGCAGCGCATGCCCCAGCGCTGA
- the tatC gene encoding twin-arginine translocase subunit TatC, whose amino-acid sequence MTDPNSKPEPEDELAGTEQPFVAHLMELRDRLIKALIAVAVVAGVLAVYPGPGQLYDLLAAPLVAHLPAGATMIATSVISPFMVPLKILMLAAFLIALPVVLYQVWAFVAPGLYSHEKRMVLPLVISSTLLFFSGVAFCYFLVFGKVFAFIQSFAPKSITAAPDIEAYLGFVMTMFLAFGLAFEVPIAVVVLARIGVVTIDQLKSFRGYFIVLAFVVAAVVTPPDVVSQLALAIPMCLLYEVGIWAAKIFIKHTKAPDDEAESTEVAKP is encoded by the coding sequence ATGACCGATCCCAACTCCAAGCCCGAACCCGAAGACGAACTGGCCGGCACCGAGCAGCCCTTCGTCGCGCACCTGATGGAGCTGCGTGATCGGCTGATCAAGGCGCTGATTGCCGTGGCCGTGGTGGCCGGGGTGCTGGCGGTGTACCCGGGCCCGGGCCAGCTGTACGACCTGCTGGCCGCGCCCCTGGTGGCGCACCTGCCCGCCGGGGCCACGATGATCGCCACGTCGGTCATATCGCCCTTCATGGTGCCGCTGAAGATTTTGATGCTGGCCGCCTTTCTGATCGCGCTGCCGGTGGTGCTGTACCAGGTGTGGGCGTTCGTGGCGCCGGGGCTGTATTCGCATGAAAAGCGGATGGTCCTGCCGCTGGTTATTTCCAGCACGCTGCTGTTCTTCTCTGGCGTGGCGTTCTGCTACTTCCTCGTGTTTGGCAAGGTGTTTGCCTTCATCCAGAGTTTCGCGCCCAAGAGCATCACCGCCGCGCCGGATATCGAGGCGTACCTGGGCTTCGTCATGACCATGTTCCTGGCGTTTGGCCTCGCGTTCGAGGTGCCAATTGCCGTGGTCGTGCTGGCACGCATCGGCGTGGTGACCATCGATCAGCTCAAGAGCTTTCGCGGCTACTTCATCGTGCTGGCCTTCGTCGTCGCTGCCGTGGTCACGCCGCCGGACGTGGTGTCGCAACTGGCGCTGGCCATTCCGATGTGCCTGCTGTACGAGGTGGGCATCTGGGCGGCCAAGATTTTCATCAAACACACCAAGGCGCCTGACGACGAGGCCGAATCCACCGAAGTGGCCAAGCCCTGA
- the tatB gene encoding Sec-independent protein translocase protein TatB: MIDLGISKMALIGAVALIVIGPEKLPRVARTVGTLLGKAQRYVSDVKAEVNRAMDLDELKKMKETVEEAGREVEKGIYTTKADFEKDWNDVTTGLDGSTSAADHAASGSAAWSPPPPEYRRPDKNWRLKRGATPQWYKARQGVRRQVQSGAARVARYRPRRPGA; the protein is encoded by the coding sequence ATGATTGACCTTGGCATTTCCAAGATGGCCTTGATCGGCGCGGTGGCGCTGATCGTGATCGGCCCTGAAAAGCTGCCGCGCGTGGCCCGCACGGTGGGCACCTTGCTGGGCAAGGCGCAGCGCTACGTGTCTGACGTCAAGGCAGAGGTCAACCGGGCGATGGACCTGGACGAGCTCAAGAAAATGAAGGAAACGGTGGAAGAGGCCGGCCGCGAGGTCGAAAAAGGCATCTACACCACCAAGGCCGACTTCGAAAAAGACTGGAACGACGTCACCACCGGCCTGGACGGCAGCACCTCCGCAGCCGACCACGCCGCCAGCGGCTCCGCAGCCTGGTCGCCGCCCCCACCCGAGTACCGCCGCCCCGACAAGAACTGGCGCCTGAAGCGAGGCGCCACGCCGCAGTGGTACAAGGCGCGCCAGGGCGTGCGCCGCCAAGTGCAGTCGGGCGCCGCGCGGGTGGCGCGCTACCGCCCGCGCAGGCCCGGCGCTTGA
- the tatA gene encoding Sec-independent protein translocase subunit TatA, which produces MGSFSIWHWLIVLLIVVMIFGTKKLKNMGSDLGGAVKGFKDGMKDGAAEADKPVAGQVANSATASKETIDVQAKEKS; this is translated from the coding sequence ATGGGTTCGTTTTCCATTTGGCATTGGCTGATCGTCCTGCTCATCGTGGTGATGATTTTTGGCACCAAAAAGCTCAAGAACATGGGTTCTGACCTGGGCGGCGCCGTCAAGGGTTTCAAGGACGGCATGAAAGACGGCGCGGCCGAGGCCGACAAGCCCGTGGCTGGCCAGGTCGCCAACAGCGCCACGGCATCCAAGGAAACCATCGACGTTCAGGCCAAGGAAAAGAGCTGA
- a CDS encoding histidine triad nucleotide-binding protein, with the protein MNATATASDHAHPHDPNCIFCKIVAGQIPSKKVYEDEDIVAFHDISPWAPVHFLMVPKAHIPSMAQVGPEHERLLGRIMTLAPKLAAEQGCNPYPDGGFRIVVNTGSEGGQEVHHLHVHVMGGPRPWLKG; encoded by the coding sequence ATGAACGCCACCGCAACCGCTTCCGATCACGCCCACCCGCACGACCCGAACTGCATTTTCTGCAAGATCGTGGCGGGCCAGATTCCGTCCAAGAAGGTCTACGAAGACGAGGACATCGTCGCCTTTCACGACATCAGCCCCTGGGCGCCCGTGCACTTCCTGATGGTGCCTAAGGCGCATATCCCTTCGATGGCCCAGGTCGGCCCGGAGCACGAGCGCCTGCTGGGGCGCATCATGACCCTGGCGCCTAAGCTGGCGGCCGAGCAGGGCTGCAACCCTTATCCCGACGGAGGCTTTCGCATCGTCGTGAACACGGGCAGCGAAGGCGGGCAGGAGGTGCATCACCTGCACGTGCATGTGATGGGCGGCCCGCGGCCGTGGCTGAAAGGCTGA
- a CDS encoding patatin-like phospholipase family protein, with translation MAESAAPRSATSKSANLALQGGGSHGAFTWGVLDALLEDGRVEFEGASGTSAGAMNAVVLAHALARAHADGLRGPDQRAAARSALARFWDGVGLMGTFMAGVPLPAAQAFGAWFGQWFSPYQTNPLGLNPLRTLLQREVDFELLAHQRQMKVFVTATNIRTGRGEVFSGKQLSCSAVMASACLPTLFQAVEIDGEHYWDGGYSGNPAIYPLIYETDCADMILVQINPIESGFKPGASATEIAERVNEITFNAPLLAEMRAIDFVARLLAEGKLDDARYKNVLLHRVDGGAALAEFGATSKARADAAFLRRLFDLGRAAGVSWLAEHFQDLGVRSSVEKVRHTHAQVKPASAS, from the coding sequence ATGGCTGAGTCCGCGGCGCCGCGCAGCGCCACCTCCAAATCGGCCAACCTGGCCTTGCAAGGTGGCGGGTCGCACGGCGCCTTCACCTGGGGCGTGTTGGACGCGCTGCTGGAAGACGGGCGCGTTGAATTCGAAGGCGCCAGCGGCACCAGCGCCGGCGCCATGAACGCCGTGGTGCTGGCCCACGCGCTGGCGCGCGCGCACGCCGACGGCCTTCGCGGGCCTGACCAGCGCGCAGCCGCACGCAGCGCGCTGGCGCGCTTCTGGGACGGCGTGGGGCTGATGGGCACCTTCATGGCCGGCGTGCCCCTGCCAGCCGCGCAGGCCTTTGGCGCGTGGTTTGGCCAATGGTTTTCGCCCTACCAGACCAACCCGCTGGGCCTGAACCCCCTGCGCACTTTGCTGCAGCGCGAGGTGGACTTTGAGCTGCTGGCGCACCAGCGCCAGATGAAGGTGTTCGTCACCGCCACCAACATCCGCACCGGGCGCGGCGAGGTGTTCAGCGGCAAGCAGCTTTCTTGTTCTGCGGTGATGGCCTCGGCCTGCCTGCCCACGCTGTTCCAGGCGGTGGAGATCGATGGCGAGCACTATTGGGACGGCGGCTATTCCGGCAACCCGGCCATCTACCCGCTGATCTACGAGACCGACTGCGCCGACATGATCCTGGTGCAGATCAACCCGATCGAATCCGGCTTCAAGCCAGGCGCCAGCGCCACCGAGATTGCCGAGCGCGTGAACGAGATCACCTTCAATGCCCCGCTGCTGGCCGAGATGCGCGCGATCGATTTCGTTGCACGCCTGCTGGCCGAAGGCAAGCTGGACGACGCCCGCTACAAAAACGTGCTGCTGCACCGGGTGGACGGCGGCGCGGCGCTGGCCGAGTTTGGCGCCACCAGCAAGGCGCGCGCCGACGCGGCTTTTCTGCGCCGCCTGTTCGATTTGGGCCGCGCCGCGGGCGTGTCGTGGCTGGCCGAACACTTTCAGGATCTGGGTGTGCGTTCGAGTGTCGAAAAAGTTCGCCATACTCACGCGCAAGTCAAACCCGCCTCTGCCTCATGA
- a CDS encoding DUF4870 family protein: MSRNDIIDVEARSADEAQARSDSLKTWGWVSYILHLIVAVAAVIPGAQVSIALLIIALVMDLVKKDDAVGTWQESHFKWRISSVIWAGVLYVVTFPLFLLLYLPGAIAWALISIWFLYRIVKGMVRMNANQPVHG; encoded by the coding sequence ATGAGCCGCAACGACATCATCGACGTGGAAGCCCGCAGCGCCGACGAGGCCCAGGCACGCAGCGATTCGCTCAAGACCTGGGGCTGGGTGAGCTACATCCTGCACCTGATCGTGGCGGTGGCCGCGGTGATTCCGGGCGCGCAGGTCAGCATTGCGCTGCTCATCATCGCGCTGGTGATGGACCTGGTGAAAAAAGACGACGCCGTCGGCACCTGGCAGGAAAGCCACTTCAAATGGCGCATCAGCTCGGTGATCTGGGCGGGCGTGCTGTACGTGGTGACCTTCCCCTTGTTCCTGCTGCTGTACCTGCCGGGCGCCATCGCCTGGGCGCTGATCTCGATCTGGTTCCTTTACCGCATCGTCAAGGGCATGGTGCGCATGAACGCCAACCAGCCGGTTCATGGCTGA
- a CDS encoding phosphoribosyl-ATP diphosphatase — MPEQDTLARLTAVIESRQPAAGGDPDKSYVARLLHKGPDAFLKKIGEEATEVVMAAKDADHGAPREKIVAEMADLWFHCMVALAHYGLSADDVVAELGRREGLSGIEEKALRKVREREASGG; from the coding sequence ATGCCCGAGCAAGACACCCTGGCGCGCTTGACCGCCGTCATCGAAAGCCGCCAACCCGCCGCCGGCGGCGACCCAGACAAAAGCTACGTCGCCCGCCTGCTGCACAAGGGGCCGGACGCTTTCTTGAAGAAGATTGGCGAAGAGGCGACCGAAGTCGTCATGGCCGCCAAGGACGCCGATCACGGCGCGCCGCGCGAGAAGATCGTCGCCGAGATGGCCGACCTGTGGTTTCACTGCATGGTGGCGCTGGCGCACTATGGCTTGTCGGCCGACGACGTGGTGGCGGAACTGGGCCGGCGCGAAGGACTCTCAGGCATTGAAGAAAAAGCGCTGCGCAAGGTGCGCGAGCGCGAAGCCAGCGGCGGTTGA
- the hisI gene encoding phosphoribosyl-AMP cyclohydrolase has protein sequence MNWLDQVKWDAQGLVPVIAQEQGTGDVLMFAWMNREALAQTAELGRAVYYSRSRGKLWPKGEESGHVQQVHEIRIDCDNDVVLLKVTQLGHDPGIACHTGRHSCFFSVLKDGQWQAVEPVLKDPTTIYK, from the coding sequence ATGAACTGGCTGGATCAAGTGAAATGGGACGCGCAGGGCCTGGTGCCCGTGATCGCGCAAGAGCAGGGCACGGGCGACGTGCTGATGTTCGCCTGGATGAACCGCGAGGCGCTGGCCCAGACGGCCGAGCTGGGCCGCGCGGTGTACTACAGCCGCTCGCGCGGCAAGCTGTGGCCCAAGGGCGAAGAATCGGGCCACGTGCAGCAGGTGCATGAGATCCGCATCGACTGCGACAACGACGTCGTGCTGCTCAAAGTCACCCAGCTGGGGCACGATCCCGGCATCGCCTGCCACACCGGCCGCCACAGCTGCTTTTTCAGCGTGCTGAAAGATGGCCAGTGGCAAGCCGTGGAGCCGGTCTTGAAAGACCCCACCACCATCTACAAATGA
- the gdhA gene encoding NADP-specific glutamate dehydrogenase has product MSAQRLEDFMQQVALRDPGQPEFLQAVQEVMASLWPFLAQNPRYRDFGLLERLVEPDRVIQFRVAWVDDKGQTQVNRAFRVQHSMAIGPYKGGMRFHPSVNLSILKFLAFEQSFKNALTTLPMGGGKGGSDFDPKGKSDGEVMRFCQALINELYRHLGADTDVPAGDIGVGAREVGFMAGMMKKLSNNAGSVFTGKGLAYGGSLMRPEATGYGTVYFAQEMLHRAKDGFEGKRVSISGSGNVAQYAAVKALELGAKVVTLSDSGGTLVCEAGLTDGQLAELMDWKNVQRGRLADFAARHGMAFESGKRPWHVPADIALPCATQNELDEADAKALIANGVRCVAEGANMPSTLEAADAFIHAGVLYAPGKASNAGGVATSGLEMSQNAMRLSWTHAEVDERLHSIMKDIHHNCVRHGERKDGSVNYVEGANVAGFVKLADAMLAQGVL; this is encoded by the coding sequence TTGTCCGCCCAACGTCTCGAAGACTTCATGCAGCAGGTTGCCCTGCGCGACCCTGGCCAGCCCGAATTCCTGCAGGCCGTGCAGGAAGTGATGGCCAGCCTGTGGCCGTTTCTGGCGCAGAACCCGCGCTACCGCGACTTTGGCTTGCTGGAGCGTCTGGTCGAGCCGGATCGCGTGATCCAGTTTCGCGTGGCGTGGGTGGACGACAAGGGCCAGACGCAGGTCAACCGCGCCTTCCGCGTGCAGCACAGCATGGCCATCGGCCCATACAAGGGCGGCATGCGCTTTCACCCCAGCGTGAACCTGTCGATCCTGAAGTTCCTGGCATTCGAGCAAAGCTTCAAGAACGCGCTGACCACGCTGCCCATGGGCGGCGGCAAGGGCGGCAGCGACTTTGACCCCAAGGGCAAGAGCGACGGTGAGGTGATGCGCTTTTGCCAGGCATTGATCAACGAGCTTTACCGCCACCTGGGCGCCGACACCGACGTGCCGGCGGGCGACATCGGCGTGGGCGCGCGCGAGGTGGGCTTCATGGCCGGCATGATGAAAAAGCTCAGCAACAACGCGGGCAGCGTGTTCACCGGCAAGGGCCTGGCCTACGGCGGCAGCCTGATGCGGCCCGAAGCCACCGGCTACGGCACGGTGTACTTCGCGCAAGAGATGCTGCACCGCGCCAAGGATGGGTTCGAGGGCAAGCGCGTGTCGATCTCTGGCTCGGGCAACGTCGCGCAGTACGCGGCCGTGAAGGCGCTGGAGCTGGGCGCCAAGGTGGTCACGCTGTCCGATTCGGGTGGCACGCTGGTGTGCGAAGCGGGGCTGACCGATGGCCAGCTGGCCGAGCTGATGGACTGGAAGAACGTGCAGCGCGGCCGCCTGGCCGATTTTGCGGCGCGCCACGGCATGGCTTTTGAAAGCGGCAAACGCCCCTGGCACGTGCCGGCGGACATCGCGCTCCCGTGCGCCACGCAGAATGAGCTGGACGAAGCCGACGCCAAGGCGCTGATCGCCAACGGCGTGCGCTGCGTGGCCGAGGGCGCCAACATGCCCAGCACGCTGGAGGCGGCGGACGCCTTCATCCACGCGGGCGTGCTGTACGCGCCGGGCAAGGCCAGCAACGCGGGCGGCGTGGCCACGTCGGGCCTGGAGATGAGCCAGAACGCCATGCGCCTGTCTTGGACGCACGCCGAAGTGGACGAACGCCTGCATTCCATCATGAAGGACATCCATCACAACTGCGTGCGCCACGGCGAGCGCAAGGATGGCTCGGTCAACTACGTGGAAGGCGCCAACGTGGCGGGCTTCGTCAAGCTGGCCGACGCGATGCTGGCGCAGGGCGTGCTGTAA
- the hisF gene encoding imidazole glycerol phosphate synthase subunit HisF, with amino-acid sequence MLAKRIIPCLDVTGGRVVKGVNFVELRDAGDPVEIAARYNEQGADELTFLDITATSDGRDLILHIIEAVASQVFIPLTVGGGVRTVDDVRRLLNAGADKTSFNSAAIADPQVIRDASAKYGAQCIVVAIDAKRRVGDEVARRGEGWDVYSHGGRKNTGLDAVAWATQMAEHGAGEILLTSMDKDGTKSGFDLALTRAVAEAVPVPVIASGGVGNLDHLADGVQQGLADAVLAASIFHYGEFTVGQAKQRMAERGIPVRL; translated from the coding sequence ATGCTTGCCAAACGCATCATCCCCTGCCTGGACGTGACCGGTGGCCGCGTCGTGAAGGGCGTCAACTTTGTCGAACTGCGCGATGCGGGCGACCCGGTGGAAATCGCCGCGCGCTACAACGAGCAGGGCGCCGATGAGCTGACGTTTTTGGACATCACCGCCACCAGCGACGGGCGCGACTTGATCCTGCACATCATCGAGGCCGTGGCTTCGCAGGTGTTCATCCCCCTCACGGTGGGCGGCGGCGTGCGCACGGTGGACGACGTGCGGCGCCTGCTGAACGCGGGGGCGGACAAGACCAGCTTCAACTCGGCCGCCATTGCCGACCCGCAGGTCATCCGAGATGCCTCGGCCAAGTACGGCGCGCAATGCATCGTGGTGGCTATCGACGCCAAGCGCCGCGTGGGCGACGAAGTGGCGCGGCGTGGCGAAGGCTGGGACGTGTACAGCCACGGCGGTCGCAAGAACACCGGGCTGGACGCCGTGGCCTGGGCCACGCAGATGGCCGAGCACGGCGCGGGCGAAATCCTGCTGACCAGCATGGACAAGGACGGCACCAAGAGCGGCTTTGACCTGGCGCTGACCCGCGCCGTGGCCGAAGCGGTGCCCGTGCCCGTGATCGCGTCCGGCGGCGTGGGCAACCTGGACCACCTGGCCGACGGCGTGCAGCAGGGCCTGGCCGACGCGGTACTGGCCGCCAGCATCTTTCATTACGGTGAATTCACCGTGGGCCAGGCCAAGCAGCGCATGGCCGAGCGCGGCATTCCTGTGCGCCTTTGA
- the hisA gene encoding 1-(5-phosphoribosyl)-5-[(5-phosphoribosylamino)methylideneamino]imidazole-4-carboxamide isomerase, giving the protein MLLIPAIDLKDGQCVRLKQGDMDQATVFSEDPAAMAARWLAAGARRLHLVDLNGAFAGKPQNLAAIKAILKEVGEDIPVQLGGGIRDLDTIEKYIDAGMRYVIIGTAAVKNPGFLKDACTAFGGHIIVGLDAKDGKVATDGWSKLTGHEVADLAKKFEDWGVESIIYTDIGRDGMLSGVNIDATVKLAQALSIPVIASGGLSSMADIDALCAVESEGVEGVIAGRAIYSGDLDFAAAQARADELAA; this is encoded by the coding sequence ATGCTGCTCATCCCCGCCATCGACCTCAAAGACGGCCAGTGCGTGCGCCTGAAGCAGGGCGACATGGACCAGGCCACCGTATTCAGCGAAGACCCGGCCGCCATGGCCGCGCGCTGGCTGGCCGCGGGCGCGCGCCGCCTGCACCTGGTCGATCTGAACGGTGCCTTCGCCGGCAAGCCGCAGAACCTTGCCGCCATCAAGGCCATCCTGAAGGAAGTGGGCGAAGACATTCCGGTGCAGCTGGGCGGCGGCATCCGCGACCTGGACACGATCGAGAAATACATCGACGCGGGCATGCGCTACGTGATCATCGGCACGGCGGCGGTCAAAAACCCCGGCTTTCTGAAAGACGCCTGCACCGCGTTCGGCGGCCACATCATCGTGGGGCTGGACGCCAAGGACGGCAAGGTGGCCACCGACGGCTGGAGCAAGCTGACCGGCCATGAAGTGGCCGATCTGGCCAAGAAATTCGAAGACTGGGGTGTGGAAAGCATCATCTACACCGACATCGGCCGCGACGGCATGCTGAGCGGCGTGAACATCGACGCCACCGTCAAGCTGGCGCAGGCGCTGTCGATCCCGGTCATCGCCTCGGGCGGCCTGTCCAGCATGGCCGACATCGACGCGCTGTGCGCGGTGGAAAGCGAGGGCGTCGAAGGCGTCATCGCCGGGCGCGCCATCTATTCGGGCGACCTGGATTTCGCCGCCGCCCAGGCCCGCGCAGACGAGCTGGCGGCCTGA
- the hisH gene encoding imidazole glycerol phosphate synthase subunit HisH, with the protein MNSVVKQTVAVVDYGMGNLRSVAQAVIHATTDTHVNAVITADPQVVRSAHRVVLPGQGAMADCMRELRESGLLESVLEAAATKPLFGVCVGMQMLLDHSAEGRSAAGTPGLGLIAGNVLKFDLAGQHAPDGSRYKVPQMGWNRVHQTRPHPVWGNVPDGQWFYFVHSFYARPQDAAHSVGETDYGQRFTSAVARDNIFATQFHPEKSADQGLALYRNFLHWNP; encoded by the coding sequence ATGAATTCAGTAGTTAAGCAGACCGTGGCCGTGGTCGACTACGGCATGGGCAACCTGCGCTCGGTGGCGCAGGCGGTGATCCACGCCACCACCGACACGCACGTCAACGCCGTCATCACCGCCGACCCGCAGGTGGTGCGCAGCGCCCACCGCGTGGTGCTGCCGGGCCAGGGCGCCATGGCCGACTGCATGCGCGAGCTGCGCGAATCCGGCCTGCTGGAATCCGTGCTGGAAGCCGCCGCCACCAAGCCGCTGTTTGGCGTGTGCGTAGGCATGCAGATGCTGCTGGACCACAGCGCCGAAGGCCGCAGCGCCGCCGGCACGCCCGGCCTGGGCCTGATCGCGGGCAACGTGCTCAAGTTCGACCTGGCCGGCCAGCACGCGCCCGATGGCAGCCGCTACAAGGTGCCGCAAATGGGCTGGAACCGCGTCCACCAGACGCGCCCGCACCCCGTGTGGGGCAACGTGCCCGACGGGCAGTGGTTCTACTTCGTGCACAGCTTCTACGCGCGCCCGCAGGATGCGGCGCACAGCGTCGGGGAAACCGATTACGGCCAACGCTTTACCTCGGCAGTGGCACGCGATAATATTTTTGCGACCCAGTTCCATCCCGAAAAAAGCGCGGACCAGGGCCTGGCGCTGTACCGCAACTTCCTGCACTGGAACCCCTGA
- the hisB gene encoding imidazoleglycerol-phosphate dehydratase HisB, translated as MNAPISIASAHEPRTAEVSRDTAETQITVSVNLDGHGQSELSTGIGFFDHMLEQIARHGLIDLKVRAKGDLHIDGHHTVEDVGITLGQAVRKAVGDKRGITRYGHSYVPLDEALSRVVIDFSGRPGLVLDAHFTSGMVGAFDTQLVYEFFQGFANHALVSLHIDNLKGINAHHQVETIFKAFGRALRMALERDARAAGQIPSTKGTL; from the coding sequence ATGAACGCCCCCATCTCCATCGCCTCCGCGCACGAGCCGCGCACCGCCGAAGTCTCGCGCGACACGGCCGAAACGCAGATCACCGTCAGCGTCAACCTGGACGGCCACGGCCAGTCTGAGTTGAGCACCGGCATCGGCTTTTTCGACCACATGCTCGAGCAGATCGCCCGGCACGGCCTGATCGACCTGAAGGTGCGCGCCAAGGGCGACCTGCACATCGACGGCCACCACACGGTGGAAGACGTGGGCATCACGCTGGGCCAGGCAGTGCGCAAGGCCGTGGGCGACAAGCGCGGCATCACCCGCTACGGCCACAGCTACGTGCCGCTGGACGAGGCGCTGTCGCGCGTGGTGATCGACTTCTCGGGCCGCCCCGGCCTGGTGCTGGACGCGCATTTCACCAGCGGCATGGTGGGCGCGTTCGACACGCAGCTGGTCTACGAATTCTTCCAGGGCTTTGCCAACCACGCGCTGGTGTCGCTGCACATCGACAACCTGAAGGGCATCAACGCCCACCACCAGGTTGAAACGATCTTCAAGGCCTTTGGCCGTGCGCTGCGCATGGCCCTGGAGCGCGATGCGCGCGCCGCAGGGCAGATCCCGTCCACCAAGGGCACGCTGTAG